ctcTTGATGTTTTTTTGCAAACAATTTCATGGCAAATTTCTGTATCAGCTTGCAGTAGATTTCTGTTAACCTGCAGTCAAAGTTGAGCCCATATTGTACTCAAAAGCTTGCCAgcctaaaattataaacttacgTCGGAATAAATGTTGCCACATTGGTAACAGCGCCATATAAAATCCAACATCTCCAAGACTGGGATAGGATTTGAAAATAGCAATTATTGCTAAATATGCAAATGACAATAACATCGGATCATTGCGTAATCTTAATGCCAATGGTACGACGTACAATAAACCGACGTTTATTTGGAATGATGCGATAAATAAACCACGAAAATGTTCAAACATTTCAGTAAAAAAGTACCAGTACAATCCAATATTTGGACGTAAATCGGGAACCATTAATATGAATCCGGTTGTATTTTTAACGAAATTCCAATTGCCCATAATGtaataagataaataaataaatgatgctAAGAATGTTTCGAATAGTGTTaccattaataaaataatttggaaTATTTGACGGTTTGACTTGGCATCTTTGGCAACAAATATCGTCGCGGCAACCATCAATGACGCgggatataaattttgtagCGTCAGCAGGGCGATTGTTAAGCATGTCgctactttatatttttttatcataaaatagaGAGCTAGGGAGGTAAGCAGATTTGAAAATACTGTTGTTGTTAATGCGACGCAGTTTAAAACAATGTAAGGATTAAAAAGATACGCGGCGGGTACGtaaattattgatgatttTGCGGTTTTTGATATTGGAGTGTACGATAATTCGtctgttgaattttttgaaacttttacTTCTTCTTTTTCTCTCTTCGCCTGAAATCaagtgattaatttatttttttattgttaatattcttaattattattaggaatgagttttaaaattttttgtcggAATTTTGAAAGTTGGCAAAAATAGGTGTGATTAGTTATTTGTGAATATCTttgtaaataatcaatttttcaaaaaaatgtacgagaccttttttgtagagcggtaaattctctataaaaaaggtgtcttatacttttttcaaaaagtcaaTAGTTGTAGAGATATTTggagtttaaaatttcaaaaattagatacgcaagaaaaacttaaaaaactaatgattggttttttggaaatatctttataaatattgaatttttcaaaaaaatataagaaaacttttttgtagggctttaaattctctataaaaaagatgTCTTACACTTTTTTTAAGAAGTCAATAGTTGTAGAGATATATggagtttaaaatttcaataattagaTACACAAgacaaattatcaaaaaactAGTGATCGGTTTTTTGTCAATATCTttgtaaatattgaatttttcgaaaagttGTAAGAggtcttttttgtagaacggtAAATTCTCTATAGAAAATGTATCCTATACTTTTTGCAAAAAGTCAATAGCTATTGAAATAATTggagtttaaaatttcaagaatTAGATACGcaagaaaaactcaaaaaactaatgattggttttttggaaatatctttataaatattgaattttttaaaaaactataagagacctttttgtAGGGctttaaatgctctacaaaaaaagtattttacacttttttcaaaaactcaaTAGCTATtaagatattttgaatttaaaatcccAAGCATTAGATACCAAAAAAAACCATGACAGaaatgaacaataaaaaatttccataatttctggcgctttttttaaacattcaacCGACATCACAGAATCATTCAAATTGTCAGGTGCCTGTCACATTCGCCCacatttaaataactaaataacttcaaaaatttgaaatttaccaCTTCTTTGACGTAATTACACGCCGTTGCATACAAAAACCAACTGGTCAGTAAATCCCcaacgataaataaaattctcaaTGACCACAGTGACAAATATTTATGGACCCAAGTAAAGAACACAAGTCCGATCGGTGTTTCGTGAAATAAATCGCCGCTGTAAGGATCGATTCCAAAATTATGTAAGTGCACTCCTTCGGTAActgaaattacaatttaaaataataattaaaatacgatcttgaagttagcagacagttacaaattttcggacttttttttcaatacattaatttcaaaaaaaaaaaaaaaaaaaaatatacacatgtagaaaatttaataaactacaggtgcaatttttcaaaaaaattttttttttatagttaatcgtttttaaaaaaaatcaaaaacagtcggacgtctgctaacttcagtatcataattaaaataattaattacaattgaaataaattatgatactgaaaatagcagacgtctaataatttttggatttttttttagacgataaaaaatttaaaaaaaatatttgaaaaaattgcacctgtagtttttaaaattttctacatgtgcatatttttattttatttttttatgatcctgcagttagcagacaatttaaaattttttgatttttttttgaacaattaaatttgacgaaaaaaaaaaaactaaaaatatgcacatgtagaaaatttaaaagactgcaagtgcaatttttttaaatatttttttttttcataatttatcgttttttaaaaaataaaaaaattattatgatactgaaataagccaacgtctaataatttttggattttttaaaaaacgataaattatgaaaaaaaaaatatttaaaaaaattgcacttgtagttttttaaattttctacatgtgtatatttttatttttttttattcttcaaatttaattgttcaaaaaaaatccaaaaatttgtaattgtctgctaacttcgggatcataaattattatgatactgaagtcagcagacgtctaataatttttggattttcttttagacggtaaatttgaaaaaaaaaaaaaattgaaaaaattgcacatgtagtttttcaaattttctccatgtgcatatttttatttttttttattcttcaaatttaattgttcaaaaaaaatccaaaaatttgtaattgtctgctaacttcgggatcataaattattagacgtcggctaatttctgtatcatatttttttgcagttgatttattgaaaaacgaaaattcaaaaatttttaaatgtctgctaactttaggatcataaataaatttctttaccTCTTTTCCATGAATTTAATGCCGTTGATATTTCAACTCGAtcgcttattattttttgtaactccgaattcattaaaattaaacgaaTTCCTCCCGCTAATGTACAATACAATAATTGTTTCAGTGTaatcatttttactttatttatatttttaaataaaatttatcactttgtttattattttataacctCAATTTCACTACTGACTTAAAACTATTattgacttttttaaaaaaaatacatttttttttatttttactggaagctaattaattatcattattattaattattattactattaattactttaatttataattaaaataataacaataattttaataatacttatatttattatttatttgtatatttttattttgaggtTGAGGTAGACGTGAATTACTCAAGAAGTcaagtcaatttttaaatataattttttttttttatttatttattttattcgcacaattaaatataaagatatttatacaataattaattattaattaattaattcattaattactaACACTAGTACTTTAATTATtcggttaaaaataaattataactgtggcgcgaaatttgaattttttaaaattgaaattttgtgtaattaaaattgtggtttttaatggaaattaaatttacaattaattactatcggtaattaaataaatttttaaattaaaatattgaatagaaaaataaaaaagtaaaaaaaaagaacgagTTGAAAAAAACGTAAGGGcgcgtaaaaaatttgaattcgtctttgattttaaaaattctaaatttaaagttatcgattaaaaaatttgaattttttgtccgTATGGTTTCTGGTAGCCCTGCTAGGAACCATAAGGGCTtacaagaaaaattcaaatttgtatttattaatttctaaatttataaataaaaaaaacatcagtctcaaaaaaattgatttcacgCCCTTATGGTTACTGGTAGCCCCTTCAGGAACCATAAGGgcgggaaaattttgaattaatgtttttttagctctattaaaaaaatccatggtGGAAAATATGGACacctaaattttcatatggGGATTCTGTATAAGAAACTGTAAGTACCTGGATTCCCatacaaaaaatacatatgAGAACTTGGATCTCCatagaaaattattgtaaaaatccCCATAAGAGTCTATactagattcccatatggatttaGGACTCTGTGGTTTCTcatagaaaattatggcaaaaATCCCCATAGGAATCCATATTAGATTcccatattaatttaagactCTGCGGACTCTCATAGGAAATTGTATTAAAAACCCCCATAGGAATCCATACTAGACTCTTATATGGATTTAGACTCTGTGGATCCTCatagaaaattattgtaaaaatccCCATAGGAATCTATACTAGATTCCCATATGAATTTAAGACTCTGTGGATTCTcatagaaaattatggcaaaaACCCCCATAAGAATCCATACTAGATTCCCATATGAATTTAAGAATCTGTGGATTCTCATAggaaattattgtaaaaatccCCATAGGAATCCATACTATATTCCCATATGAATTTAAGACTCTGTGGATTCTcatagaaaattatggcaaaaACCCCCATAAGAATCCATACTAGATTCCCATATGAATTTAAGAATCTGTGGATTCTCATAggaaattattgtaaaaatccTCATAGGAATCCATACTAGATTCCCATATGAATTTAAGACTCTGCGGACTCTGATAGGAAATTGTATTAAAAATCCCCATAGGAATTCATACTGGATTCCCATGTGGATTTAGGATTCTGTGGATTTTCATAGGAAATTGTATTAAAAATCCCCATCGGAATCCATACTAGATCCCCATATGGATTTAAGATTCTGTGGGttcttatagaaaattatggcaaaaATCCCCATAGGAATCCAGAatagattcccatatggatttaGAACTCTGTGGATTCTCATAGGAAATTGTATTAAAAGTTCCCATAGGAATTCATACTGGATTCCCATGTGGATTTAGGATTCTGTGAATTTTCATAGGAAATTGTATTAAAAATCCCCATCGGAATCCATACTAGATCCCCATATGGATTTAAGATTCTGTGGGttcttatagaaaattatggcaaaaATCCCCATAGGAATCCAGAatagattcccatatggatttaGAACTCTGTGGATTTTCATAGGAAATTGTAGCAAAATTCTACATAGGAATTCATactagattcccatatggatttaGGACTTTGTGGATTCTCATAGAAAATTATAGCAAAAATCCCCATAGGAATCCATACTAGATTCCCATAAGGATTTAGGACTCTGTGGATAGTAATGGAAATCCACTCGAAAACGCCATGGGAATCCAAGCCAGACTCCATGGATTTTTTGATAGGAAACTCGCAATCATCTCCACCGCGCTATACAATAACGCCGCCcagatcataaaaaaaactcatagACTCATAATTCTCAAATGGCTCAAACTGAAGTACTCAAAAATTTCTCTGATAACCACATCCGGTAGTTTGCCAACAAAAACATCATGCAGAAGTTCACTCGCGACTTTCAAATATTCCTTCGTCTCCAACGCTCTGTACATTTTAAAACTCagaattttaccataaaacgGAAACGTCGATTCCAAGTCACCTTCATCACTGAAAATgggttcaaaatttttcaacgctAGCGCCAActtataattacttttacgCAGCACATCATAAAGACTCAACCGAGTCCccttaattttttcttccttcaGCGAATCAACTTCCTGACAGCAGTCCATGTAGTAGTCATCAAAGCCTTTCTCCACAGCCTCCAAGTTGCATCTTACGAGATGTAACCCAGCAGCTTTTAGTTTGACAATATGCTGCTTAATTTCCCTCTTCATTTGCTGGCTGATGAATATCGATGATATAGACTCATCAAGTACCGCAATGTCCTTCTTCGTAAAAACATTTACATCAGCACCCGCTACCAATAACTTGCTCATTATTCTATCATTAGGAGACCTGAGGGCAGTGTGCAGACATGACATCCCAttgctttttaaattaacatccGCGCCATTGTTTATCAAATACTCAACCATCGATTCTACTTTATTGCTGATGGCATGATGTAGTGGGGTGCCATCGACATCTAGGTCAATGTCTGCACCAGCGGCCAGCAACATGTCGACTATTTCAAAGGAACTGCTCCAGTTCAGTAAATGAATGAGTGATTTAGGTCGCGTTTGGATGTTTACTTTCGCGTTGTTTTTTAACAGCAGCTCAACTACTTCTGTATATTTATTCTCAACGGCAACATACAATGGCGTGACACCATCGCAATTCGCATTGACATCAGCACCGTTAGCTATcaagtattcaattatttgataattattctCCTGGATCGCGAGATGTAGGGGAGAGACGACATCACCGACTGGTAGATTATCAACACCTGACTCGAGCACTCGGTCGTATGGATTAAAATTCTCGTTACCCATTGCTATAAAAAATCCTTTCTCCCCTAAATATATGTTGTCATTATTCTTGTCTTCCAGCAACAATTCGATGACTTGTTTTATTTCTTCGCTGACTGCTGGGTAAATTGTCGTGTACTGAAAAAGTCTGTCAGTGAAGTTTTGTTTTACGTTCACGTCGGCGCCGAACTCGACGAGTTTTTTCACCAGGTCGTA
The DNA window shown above is from Microplitis mediator isolate UGA2020A chromosome 1, iyMicMedi2.1, whole genome shotgun sequence and carries:
- the LOC130673787 gene encoding phosphatidylinositol glycan anchor biosynthesis class U protein, with the translated sequence MITLKQLLYCTLAGGIRLILMNSELQKIISDRVEISTALNSWKRVTEGVHLHNFGIDPYSGDLFHETPIGLVFFTWVHKYLSLWSLRILFIVGDLLTSWFLYATACNYVKEVAKREKEEVKVSKNSTDELSYTPISKTAKSSIIYVPAAYLFNPYIVLNCVALTTTVFSNLLTSLALYFMIKKYKVATCLTIALLTLQNLYPASLMVAATIFVAKDAKSNRQIFQIILLMVTLFETFLASFIYLSYYIMGNWNFVKNTTGFILMVPDLRPNIGLYWYFFTEMFEHFRGLFIASFQINVGLLYVVPLALRLRNDPMLLSFAYLAIIAIFKSYPSLGDVGFYMALLPMWQHLFRHMQQGFIVGCFVLFCTVFAPTVWHQWIYSCSANANFYFGVTLAFAIAQIFLLTDVLFASVKRELALRSGLHNEINGNKAKLVLE
- the LOC130674320 gene encoding putative ankyrin repeat protein RF_0381, with protein sequence MSSVKVLPFSLIYHQVREKILQGSMSVNTRYPGDSDENPSILQLAIRKHDFRLINYLLNHKVDLNATSKCFEPALHLAIRLDSYDLVKKLVEFGADVNVKQNFTDRLFQYTTIYPAVSEEIKQVIELLLEDKNNDNIYLGEKGFFIAMGNENFNPYDRVLESGVDNLPVGDVVSPLHLAIQENNYQIIEYLIANGADVNANCDGVTPLYVAVENKYTEVVELLLKNNAKVNIQTRPKSLIHLLNWSSSFEIVDMLLAAGADIDLDVDGTPLHHAISNKVESMVEYLINNGADVNLKSNGMSCLHTALRSPNDRIMSKLLVAGADVNVFTKKDIAVLDESISSIFISQQMKREIKQHIVKLKAAGLHLVRCNLEAVEKGFDDYYMDCCQEVDSLKEEKIKGTRLSLYDVLRKSNYKLALALKNFEPIFSDEGDLESTFPFYGKILSFKMYRALETKEYLKVASELLHDVFVGKLPDVVIREIFEYFSLSHLRIMSL